Below is a genomic region from Brassica oleracea var. oleracea cultivar TO1000 chromosome C9, BOL, whole genome shotgun sequence.
ATGATCGCTTCGCGGAAGGTGATGAAGACCTTGGACCCAAGACCCGCTGTGCCTCGCCATATCAATGTGGCTAGACGAGACTCTAGGGACAATTCGTAGGAGTAGGACACGTGTTTCGCTATTGGTTTTATTTTATTTATTGGTTATTGGAGTTGTTGTTCTTTCCATTTTTTACGGCATTCTGTGTTTTGTACAGATGCCCTGAGTTTTCTTTTTACAAACTATTGTGGTCCAACTCCTTTTTGTTTATTTATGACATGCATTCGTTGGTCTTAAAGATCCCAAGCAGAGTTATCATGCCTTGTATGCCTCCCTTGTCTGTTGTGTGATTGTGTGAGTCCATTTCGGTAACGAACGATAAGTCCGGAAGATGGGGGCCTTGGAATTCGGGGGCGAATTCCGGTTAACAGGGGAGGATTGTAACAGCCCGGTTCCTGGCCCAAAAATTTCCCTAAGAAAACGAGCTTCTCTACGGCCCATTTGGCCAAGACCTAGAGTTACCCTTCCCCCTTTTCCTATAAAAAGAGATGCAGCCTCCTTTTGCCTCATTCAGAAACTGAAGCGAATCTCTGCAGAGAATTCCCGGAGACCGAAAACCCTAGTCTTCGAGCTCTCTCTCTCTCCCTCTCTTGCGCCGTCTCTCTCTTCTCCCTCTCTCCTCCGCGCTGTCGCTCTCTCTCTCCTCGCCAGCGCCGGGTGGTGGTGGTGGTGACCGGATCTCAACCTCTTATCCTTGTTCCAGATCCAGATCTTGGCTAAGCTGGAGTGTCTTGAACCCATCTTGTTCCCATGCAATGTATACTCCTTTATGTTGGAGTTAGGTTTGATTAGACCATGTTTGAGAGTTAGGATGATAGAACATGGTTATTACTGGGTTGATTGATGAATGGATCATGATGCATAAGAACTCTCATACTGTTAAATGGGACTTAATGAACTGTCTTGTGTTGTTGTGGTGATGATTGATTGGTAATCGATACTTGTATGTTTGGATGTGTAGTCCCATGAGTGGTTTGTGACTAAAGTTAGGATGCTAGAAAGAAGTGAATGCTAAGATGATAAATGACCACTGATTGTTATTGATACTGTAAGTGAAACCTGAGTGTGATGTGTATTGTGTGCGACACCGATAACGGGTGGCGTCTAGTGAATGAGTTCAAGTACGAGTCTAAGTGTAAAGGAAAGTGAATGAGAATGAGAATGTATAAGTGAAAGTGAATAAGGATGTGAAAGGATAAGTGAATGTATAAGTGAATAACGTTAAGGTTAAGCATGGGTTGGGAAATCATATAGAGTCTAGAGGGAGTACGTGGGGTAGTAGTTCTACGCTAGGCATCCATAGGAGCTGTGGTGGAATCCACAAAAATATGGAGGCACCCACAGGAGCTGTGGTGGAATCCACAAGAATATGGGGTAGAAGTCTAGAGAGCTACCCCCGGAGAAAAGAGAAAAGATGAGCCAGCCGCGAGAGACATGATATAAAAACGTGCATTGTAGAGTCGTTAGTTCATGGTCGGGTATCTGAGTGTTAAAGGTGTCATAAGATTGAGTCGGTCTGGTATGTCGAGTCGGTTAAGTCTATGGTTTGACGTGGGTGACAATGAGTGAGATCATTGTACTGATTGATCGCTAGGTTGTTAGAAATGTATAGAATTGAATGTGTGGAAATAAATGATGATGATATGAAATGTTAAGATGCATCAACTGATTGTAGTGGCTAGTCAGCCTTAGTTACCGCATAGAGTAGTATAGAATGTCATGCGGGTAGGCTGGTCTAGAGTCACTTCACTGAGTAACTTGATGCTCATCCCTCCTTTTCTATTTCCCTGTGCGCAGGACTTTAAGTAGAAGTATATGGATGTGGGTGTGACGGTATTTCAAAGAAGGTTATGCGTCCGTCGACTCTTGGGACCATTAACGGGACACATATGGTTGTCTAAATGAGTAGACACGTGTGCATAACGCCTTTTCGATAACCCCGGTCGGACGCCGGGGGATCGGGCCGTTACATAAAGGATTGGGTGTTCAAAAGTAAAAGACACATGAACAAGTACTCGTGTGAAGTGTTACCATCAAGTAATCAAGTAATTGCTTACTTTAATTCAACTTTTGTTTACAAATAATGACAAACACACACGTAAATGTGTACATATAGGTACGTGTGTGCATTACCCTCCTCTATAAGAGTGATCAATTCTATTGAAGTTCAGCTACACAATATTCTCGACCAATTCTCTCTCTTTACTTCTATATCTCTCTCTGATGAAGGGAACACTAAGATACTTAGCAGGAATTGCAGGGCCAAATGGGTTTGGCTCACGATCTACAGCTGAACAAGTTACACAACACTGCTTTCTCCCTTACTCCCATCTCACGGCCATTATCACTGGTTTGTCTTCGTTACACTTTAAATGGATGATATCATTTGAAATGCTTGGTATATTTAAACAATTTTTGTGGAGTAGAATCTCGTGTGTCCCTTTTGACGAAAGACAGGTTTCAATATCCTCTACAAAAATAAAAGAACCCAAATTTTGCTGCAATACCGAAGCACATCATAGTTCTCCCAGAATTAGTATGTACTCGCCTCCAAATACCCAAGAAAGAACTTCTCAAACATATTTTACCATTACTTTTTATCATTACCTTCTCGTACGCACAACAAATATTTCGTTTATCGTCTGTGAATTATTTTGTTGTTATTTTCTTTTTTTTTTTGTCAACTTGTTGTTATTTTCTAATCAGATATTCGATAAAGTTTCTTCCAATACTTGGGAAAAAAAAATTATATGCAAAAACCACGATTTATATAAATATATTCGATGTGCACAAATATATATATATATATATATATATATATATATATTCGATGAAGATGTTGTTTGTGTTTTTTTTTTTTTTGAGAAAATATTGATTTTGTCTCCATTGAAATTTGAAACATAGCTATTGTTTGGTTACAGCATATTTCCAAACACAATTGATTTGCCTTTTGACTTTAATCTTTGAAACATGTCTCATCGTTGCAAAACATTAATTTATTTAATTTTCTTTAGCGATCAGCCTGCCCAAAACGTACTTTATGCCATCTTTATGTTCCCTAATTTGTCGGCTGAAACTTTACACAATAAGAATCAATGAATAAATTTTAAAGTGGTGTCTCTTTACTCTTTATTTTAGTTGTAAGAAAACAAAAAAAAAAACTAATGATATACCGGATATAATGTTAGTATGGAATACTCTATTTTCATAACATGAAATAAGAAAAATGAGCAGAAATTAAATGGTTATAGTGTTTATTTTTGTTTAATGACCCACTTCGCTATTTCACAGGAGGAACATCTGGGATCGGTGCGGAAACCACCAGAGTGTTAGCAAAAAGAGGGGTGAGAGTAGTAATGGCAGTAAGAGATATGAAGAAAGCAGAAATTGTGAAGGAGAGAATCGTGAGAGAGAGCCCAGAAGCTGATATCGTATTATTGGAGATTGATCTCAGCTCTCTCTCTTCGGTGGCCAGATTCTGCTCTCAGTTTCTTTCACAGGATCTTCCCCTCAACATTATCATGTACGTAAGATTCATTCCACCACCTCATGAATCTTTGCGCATATTACTATAACGCCCCGACTAGTCCACGGCTAATGTGCGATCCACGCCCGCTCACTGGACCCCATCCCGTTCCAACAGTTGGTCAATTAATTTTTCAAAGCCCAAAAATCCTGCAATCACCACATGTCCTTTCTCTGTGCTGTGGCCTCACTAGCACGGTATCGCGAATCACTTCCCGATAGGTCACCCATCCTTTCACTACTCCAGCCCAAGCACGCTTAACGCTGGAGTTCTAAACGGATTTGTGACGGAAAAGGTAAGTCAACTTTGGTGACATAGGTAGTCAAATCAATTCTTTTAAGCCTTTCCATATATCACAACTCGGGATGTTATAATTCACCCCCTCTCAAAAAACGGAACGTCCTCGCTGCGCCCCACGACAGGTCTCAAGACGCCTCTCGGATCAGAACCGAGATGGCTAACCAGCTCTGATACCACTTGTAACGCCCCGGCCACCCACAGCTAATGGGCCATGCACGCCCGCTCTCTCAGCCCGTGGATCCCATCCCGTTCCAACGGTTGGTCCGTTAATTTTCCAAAGACCGAAAGTCTTGTTTACTGACCCGGCAATCACCACATGACCTTTTCCCGTGCTTTGGCCTCACTTGCACGGTATCGCGAATCACTTCCCGATAGGTTACCCATCCTTTTACTACTCTAGCCCAAACACACTTAACTCTGGAGTTCTAAACGGATGTGTGACGGAAAAGGTAAGTCAACTTTGCTGAAATAGGTAGCAAAATCAATTCTCTTAAGCCTTTCCATATATCACAACTCGGGATGTTACAATTTGTAACGTCCCGACCGCCCACGGCTAATGGTTGTAACGTCCCGACCGACCAGGGCTAATAGGCCACCCATGCCCGCTCTCTCGGCCCGTGGGCCCCATCCCGTTCCAACGATCGGTGCGTAAATTTTCCAAGGCTCGGAATCATTGTTTACTAACCCTGCAATCACCACCCGACGTTTCCCCGTGCTTTGGCCTCACTCGCATGGTATCGCGAATCACTTCCCGATATGTCACTCATCCTTTCACTACTCCAGCCCAAACACGCTTAACTCTGGAGTTCTAAACGGATGTGTGACGGAAAAGGTAAGTCAACTTTGGTGACATAGGTAGCTAAATAAATCCTCTTAAGCCTTTCCATATATCACAATTCGGGATGTTACAATTATACTAATAGAGCTACAAAAGTTGGATTGTACCATCATTTTCTTTTCCCATCCACACTCATTTGTACAATGAGACTGAGACTTTAATTAATCACACCCTTGAAAGGAAACGATATATATATATATATTATAACCTTTTTTTTTTGCAGAAACAATGCAGGGATTTTCTCTCCAAATCTTGAATTCTCAGAGGAAAAGATTGAACTGACATTTGCTACAAACTTTTTAGGTAGTTTTCTGGAATCATTAGACATATGACCGTATGGAGTGAAGAAGAATTAATGATGGGAAGTATATGTTTTTTTCAGGACATTACTTATTAACAGAGATGCTGATAGAGAAAATGATAGATACGGCCAAGAAGAGTGGAATCGAAGGACGAGTCATTAACCTTACTTCCGTGATTCATAGTTGGGTCAAGCCTGATTGTTTCTCCTTCCCTGAATTACTACATCCCACTAAGTAATTCACACTCATTTCTATTTTTAATACTTAAAACTACCTATTGTATATAGAACTATTCATATGACAGGGTTTATGTTTGGTATGCTAATTTGTGTTGCGTAACCAAAGGTATAATGGTACAAAGGCATATGCTCAGTCAAAGCTGGCAACAATTTTACATGCCAAAGCGCTGAGCAGGCGATTAAAGGTGAGTTTGAAAATTAGATTTTAAGCAAATATTAATTATTTTTATTTTTATTTTTATTTTTATTTATTAAAATAATAATTGGGAAAATTCACAACTATATGTGCTTACAGGACAGAAATGCAAACGTAACGATAAATGCAGTCCATCCAGGGATTGTTAAAACAGGAATTATCAGAGCACACAAGGGTCTTTTGACAGGTGAAATTAAAACTTTCCATATATAGTAGTGCAAAAGGAATATAATAATTGGTAAGGAAAAATCAATGAAAATAAAATCATGATGTTCTTTGATGCAGATTCTCTGTTTTTGATAGCTTCGAAGCTCCTAAAGTCTGTAAGCCAGGTAGGTTTATGTTTATTCCTTCCATTTTTTGTCCAAGTAGTACGATCATAGGCTTAATAAACTTATATTGTTTTTTCCTGACAATATATATGTTATTTTAAATGCCAAACAAAAGTCATCATCAATATTAATGCCAGAGACTCGTATATAAATACATGGCAACATAAGTCAGATTATGAATATAAGAACTAACCCTATGAAGTATTAACATTAACACAGGCAAATATATTAATACTTTTTACCAAAAAGAAAAAAATTTAATACTTTTATATTTATTATATTAACTCCCGAATTCTTTTTTATTATGGCGGTTAGGGCGCAGCGACGACTTGTTATGTGGCTTTGAGTAACGAAACCAAAAGGATTAGTGGAAAGTATTTTGCAGACTCGAATGAGACAAATTGCTCAGATTTGGCGAATGATGTATCTTTAGCTCTCAAGCTCTGCACCAACAGTCATACCCTAATCCATGATTATTTGCATCTATCTCTTCCTAATTTGAGTCTTCTGTAACTCTTCCTGATAAATATCCGTTTTCTACTAAAAGAAAATCCACCAATTTATT
It encodes:
- the LOC106316256 gene encoding short-chain dehydrogenase TIC 32, chloroplastic isoform X1; translation: MISFEMLGIFKQFLWSRISCVPFDERQVSISSTKIKEPKFCCNTEAHHSSPRIRGTSGIGAETTRVLAKRGVRVVMAVRDMKKAEIVKERIVRESPEADIVLLEIDLSSLSSVARFCSQFLSQDLPLNIIINNAGIFSPNLEFSEEKIELTFATNFLGHYLLTEMLIEKMIDTAKKSGIEGRVINLTSVIHSWVKPDCFSFPELLHPTKYNGTKAYAQSKLATILHAKALSRRLKDRNANVTINAVHPGIVKTGIIRAHKGLLTDSLFLIASKLLKSVSQGAATTCYVALSNETKRISGKYFADSNETNCSDLANDVSLALKLCTNSHTLIHDYLHLSLPNLSLL
- the LOC106316256 gene encoding short-chain dehydrogenase TIC 32, chloroplastic isoform X3, with protein sequence MAVRDMKKAEIVKERIVRESPEADIVLLEIDLSSLSSVARFCSQFLSQDLPLNIIINNAGIFSPNLEFSEEKIELTFATNFLGHYLLTEMLIEKMIDTAKKSGIEGRVINLTSVIHSWVKPDCFSFPELLHPTKYNGTKAYAQSKLATILHAKALSRRLKDRNANVTINAVHPGIVKTGIIRAHKGLLTDSLFLIASKLLKSVSQGAATTCYVALSNETKRISGKYFADSNETNCSDLANDVSLALKLCTNSHTLIHDYLHLSLPNLSLL
- the LOC106316256 gene encoding short-chain dehydrogenase TIC 32, chloroplastic isoform X2, producing MKGTLRYLAGIAGPNGFGSRSTAEQVTQHCFLPYSHLTAIITGGTSGIGAETTRVLAKRGVRVVMAVRDMKKAEIVKERIVRESPEADIVLLEIDLSSLSSVARFCSQFLSQDLPLNIIINNAGIFSPNLEFSEEKIELTFATNFLGHYLLTEMLIEKMIDTAKKSGIEGRVINLTSVIHSWVKPDCFSFPELLHPTKYNGTKAYAQSKLATILHAKALSRRLKDRNANVTINAVHPGIVKTGIIRAHKGLLTDSLFLIASKLLKSVSQGAATTCYVALSNETKRISGKYFADSNETNCSDLANDVSLALKLCTNSHTLIHDYLHLSLPNLSLL